The Chryseobacterium sp. LJ668 genome segment CAATCTCTATGGTCCCAATGACAGTTTTGATCTGGCGCATGCGCACGTTTTGTCTTCATTAGTTAAAAGATTTGTGGATGCTAAAGAAGAAAATGCGGCATCGGTTACACTTTGGGGAACCGGTATTGCTAGAAGAGAATTTTTGCATGTAAATGACTGTGCCCGAGCAATTTTATTTATGTTTGAACATTATAGTTCGCATGAATTTATTAATATTGGTCCCGGTGATGACATCGGAATCAGAGAATTGGCAGAAACCATTGCTAAAAAAGTAGATTATAAAGGCGAAGTGATCTGGGACAATACAAAACCCAACGGCATGCTGAGAAAATGTATGGATGTTGGTAAGATGGCAGAGACTGGCTTTATACCCGAAATAAATTTAGATCAAGGAATTGATCAGGTTATAGAAAGATATCAGGAACTCATGGATGAAACAGATAAGACAGCACCTGTACTTTAAAACAATAAATACTTACAGATGAAAATACCATTGATGCGTAAAGCCTTCTTAAATGAAGTAGAAACCAAAAAAGCTTTAGCAGAATTTATACTTAATGCAGACCGTTTAAGCATGGACGTAGAATGCGGAAAATTTGAAAAAAAATTCGCAGAATATCAGCAATGCAAACATGCCGTTTTATTTAATAGTGGCGGAAGCGCAAACTTAGCCATGCTCCAGGCTCTGAAAAACATGGGCAAACTGAAAGACGGTGACAAAATAGGGTTTTCTGCCCTTACATGGTCTACCAACACTATGCCTATAATCCAGATGAATATGGTTCCTGTGGTCATCGATGTTACCCCTGAAGTGATCAATACAACTTCCCAAAATTTATTGGAAAGATTAGAAACTACAGATCTGCAGGCACTCTTCATTACCAATATTCTAGGATTTACAGGAGATATTGATACCATACGACGGATCTGTGAAGAAAGAAATATTATATTGATCGAAGACAATTGTGAATCTCTAGGCACACAGTTACCAGAAGGCAGAACAGGAAACTTTGGGATTGGAGCAAGTTTTTCTTTCTTTGTAGCCCACCACATGAGTACGATAGAAGGCGGAATGGTCTGTACAAGTGATGATGATCTTGCAGAAATGCTTCGCATAGTGAGAGCAAACGGCTGGGACAGAAATCTGAATCCTGAACAGCAGCAAAAATGGAGAGCTCACTTCGGAATACAATCTGAATTTGAAGCAAAATATACTTTTTACGATCTTGGCTACAACTTTAGACCCACAGAAATCACCGGATTTCTTGGTCAATATCAAATGCAGTTTTTAGAAAAAAACATCAGTTCCCGAGAGCAGAATTATCTCAGGATTGAAAAAGTAGTCCACCAGAATCCTGATTTCTTGCCTTTAAAGCATGATCATATTAATGTGCTCTCAACTTTTGCGTTTCCATTTGTATGTAGAACAGCAGAATTAAGAACTCATTATTTACAGAAATTTATTGACGCAGGAGTAGAAATACGCCCTATGATTGCAGGAAATATGCAGAGCCAGCCCTTCTACAAAAAATATGTGAAAGAAGTTTACAATATGCCGGGTGCAGATATGATGCACAACAATGGCTTCTATTGTGGGAATTATCCTGAACTTCTGGAAGAAGATCTTATAGTTTTTGAAAATTTACTTCGAAAATAAATATATGGTAGCAGTAGAACTTATCGGCGGGTTAGGAAACCAGATGTTTCAGTATGCCACGGCAAAAGCTTTGTCGCTACATCGTAATGAACTTCTTTTATTAGACAGTCGTCTTTTTGACAATTACAAGCTCCACAGCTATTCCTTAAATCATTTCAACATTGAGGCATCTGTTGTAAAAAACAATCTCCCATTGAAGACACCAAGTTTTTCGAAAAGAGTAATACATAAGATTCTACAGAAACTAGATGCATTTATTCTGAAAAATAAAGTCTTCAGCATTTATCAGGAGAAAGATCTGCGCTTTGATAAGACGCTTTTCAAAACAAATAAAAAAAATATTTATCTGAAAGGATATTTTCAGTCAGAAAAGTATTTTCTTAGATTTGAGGATGAGATTCGCAGAGATTTTGAGATCATAACTGCGCTCAAAAAAGAAACAAGAGATATGCTGAAAATAATTGAAGCTGGAGATTCAGTTTCACTTCACATCAGAAGAGGTGATTATATTTCCAACGCCAATGCAAACGCAGTACATGGAACTTGCAATCTAGACTACTATCACAGAGCGATTACAATTATACAAGGGAAAATAAAAGATCCAGCGTTTTTTATTTTTTCTGATGATATTGATTGGGCAAAAGAGAATTTAAAGATCGACAATACCATATATTTTGTAGACTTTAATGATGCTTCTACCAATTACGAAGATATCAAATTAATGAGTGCATGCAAGCACAACATCATTGCCAACAGCAGCTTCAGCTGGTGGGGAGCATGGCTAAACAGCAGTAAAAATAAAATTGTGATTGCTCCTTCAAAATGGTTCAATACGGATAAGCTTAATTCAGAAGATATAATCCCGGAATCATGGATGAAGATTTAAAAGTTCCTAAAATATCTGTGGTGATGCCGGTTTATAACGGCGAAAAATATTTGAAAGAAGCAATTGACAGCATTTTAAATCAAACTTTGATTGATTTTGAATTATTGATCATCAACGACGGTTCATCAGATCATACGGAAAGTATTGTTAAATCTTACATGGATGATCGTATTGTTTATCTAAAAAACGAACAAAACATCGGCCTTATAAAAACCCTGAATAAAGGTTTGGATCTTGCAAGAGGAGAATTTATTGCAAGAATGGATCAGGACGATATTTCTCTTCCTGAAAGATTTGAAAAACAAATCTCCGTCCTTGAAAAAAATCCTGAAATAGGCGTTTGCGGAACTTGGTTTACACTTTTCAGGGAGAATCAAGAAGATCAAATTATAAAACACCCGGAATCTAATGATTCCATAAAAATAGGTCTTCTTACATCATGCTTGGTTGGTCATCCAACAGTGATGATACGAAAAATGGTGATTGGAGATTATCGATACGACATTAATTATCAAGCAGCCGAAGATTATGAGTTATGGACAAGGCTCATCAAAATAACTGGATTTCATAATATTCAGGAGTCGCTTCTGCGGTACCGTTTTCATCATACGAACATGTCAGTTTTAGAAAACAGTGTTCAGGTTATCAATAGTAAAATGATTACAGGCAATCAGCTGCAATATATTGACATTTCAAACAGTGAAGAAAATATAGATTTATGCAGGGATCTGTTGGGATCTGCTCCCAAATTTCGATATACAAATGATGAATTTAGAAATCTTCTTACATTTGCAAACAAACTTGAGTTTCAGAATTCAAAAAAGAAGGTGTATGATGAAGAAAAATTTCGTGGTATTATTAATAAAAGATTGATTGAAGTTTTTAATAAAACTGCTAATCAAAATTTTTCAACTCTTACATTTTTATTAAAAAACAGAAAAGAAATTATTTTACAAAGAAGTATGATCAACAATATAAAAACTCTGGCAAAAATAATTCTGAAAAAATAAACACATTATTATGAAAGTAGCATTAATTACCGGAGTAACAGGTCAAGATGGCTCCTATCTTGCTGAATTTCTGCTTGAAAAAGGATATGAAGTTCACGGCATTAAAAGAAGAGCGTCCTCTTTTAATACCCAAAGAATAGATCATATTTTCAGAGATCTTCACGAGAAAGATGTAAAATTCAAACTTCACTACGGTGATCTTACAGACTCTACCAATCTGATAAGAATTATACAGGAAGTACAGCCTGACGAAATTTACAATCTTGGGGCGATGAGCCATGTAAAGGTAAGCTTTGATTCTCCGGAATATGTTGCTAATACAGATGGCATTGGTACTTTAAGACTTCTTGAGGCCATAAGAATTTTAGGACTTACCCATAAAACCAGAATTTATCAGGCGTCAACTTCAGAACTGTATGGTGGCTTACCCGAAAACAAAAATAAAAATGGTTTCTATGACGAGAGCAGTCCTTTTTATCCGCGCTCGCCGTATGGCGCTGCAAAAATATATGCTTACTGGATTACTGTAAACTACCGTGAAGCCTATGGAATGTATGCCTGTAACGGAATCTTGTTTAATCACGAATCTCCAAGAAGAGGAGAAACGTTTGTCACGCGGAAAATCACAATGGCAGCTGCAAAAATTGCTTTGGGTTTACAAGACGTTTTGTATTTGGGAAATCTTAATGCGCGAAGAGACTGGGGACATGCAAAAGATTACATCGAAGCGATGTGGCTCATGTTACAACAGGACACAGCTGAAGATTTTGTAATCGCTACAGGTAAAACTACGTATATCAGAGATTTTGTACGAATGGCATTTGGAGAATTAGGAATTGAACTTGAATTTTCGGGTGAAGCAGAAAACGAAGTCGGAAAAGTAAAATCATGCTCAGATCAGGAATACCAACTTCCGCTCGGAAAAGAAATTGTAAAAATAGATCCTACTTATTACCGACCTACTGAGGTCGATTTATTGCTTGGTGATCCTACAAAATCTAAAACAAAATTAGGCTGGAAGCCTCAATATGATGTCAAGGCTTTATGTAAAGAAATGGTGCAAAGCGATGTGCTGCTTTTCAAAAACCAATGATTTTAAATTAGAAAAATATAATCAGTATTCTTTACACTGTAATGAAAACATGGCTTTCGTCATGTTTTTTTATTACGACTGGGTTTATAATCTCAAGAGATTACTATTAAAAACAAACCTTTAGTTTATCTATATCATGCCGCCTTGGTATTCAGAAAGGATGGTCTACTTTTAAGAATTATATAAATATAAAATTTTAATATCTTTGTTTTTTAAAAACACAAAATGCATCAATGTTAAACTGTAACTTATTATTAAGTCACATACGATATTTGTTCATTTGCAAAGATGTAGAGACTCCTTAAATCTATTGTGAATAAAAGAAGCTTAATGAAAAAATATACAGAATTTATTCGAATCGCGAAAGCCGTAAAAAAATATTGTAGCATTCAATTCTTGATGCAGATCATATTCCCCAAGACCATTCCTGTAATTATCGTTAATTTCAATCAATTAAAAACGCTGAAAGAACTTATTAATTTTTTATTTGATAGAAAATTTTCCAAAATTTACATTATTGATAATCATTCTACCTACCAGCCTCTTTTAGATTATTATGAGGAGATGAAAAAAAGCGTTGAAATTATCATGTTGGATAAGAATGAAGGCCACATGGTTTTCTTTAAAAATAAAAATTTATTCAACAAACTTGCTAAAGGTTTTTTCATACTCACCGACCCAGATATTCTCCCAAACAAAAAGCTTCCAAAAAACTTTATGAGAATCTTAATCAAAAATTTAATGAAATATGATGAATGGGTCACCAAAGCAGGTTTTGCATTGGATATTTCAGATCTTCCTGATTTTTATCCTGCTAAAGAACAAGTAATAGCGTGGGAAAAGAGATTTTGGAAAAACGAAGTAGAAAAAAATATCTACCTGACAAGACTCGATACGACTTTCGCTTTGTACAAGCCAATATCTTTTGAGGAATACCAGAAAAATGATAATCATTTCAAAGCACTTAGAATTGCAGGAAATTTCACATGTGAGCATCTGGGATGGCATATTGATTATTCTAACCTCACTGATGAACAAAATTATTATAGAGAACTTGCATCCAACTCAAGTTCATGGATTATTGACAGCACAGGAAAAACTAAAGACAGAACATATTAAAAATTAATTTGCATTATTCGCATTCTGACAGATAAAAAATTTCAATATATATATCATTTGATCAATGAATAAAGTTTCCGTTATTGTTCTCACCTACAATCAAGAAAAATTTATAGAAAAAAATTTGACCGGAATTTTTATGCAAAAAGTAAATTTTCCTGTTGAACTTATTATTTCTGATGATTGCTCGACAGATCAGACGGTCCTTATTATCAACGAATTGATCAAAAATAAACCGGCTCATATTGAAATTAAATTTAAGTCACATCAAAAAAACTTAGGTTCAACACCAAATTTTTTTAATGCTCTTCAAGAAGCTACAGGAAAGTACATTGCTTTCTGTGAAGGAGATGATTATTGGACTGATGAGAATAAACTGCAGATACAGTATGACTTTTTAGAAGAAAATAAAGATTATTCAATGTGTTTTCATCAGGTAAAAAACATTTCTTCAAATCAATTGATCAATGACAGTCTATTTGCTACGGTTGACAACAAAGACTATTCACCTTTTGAAATTTTCCGGCACTGGATTGTACATACAACCTCCGTATTTATGAATGCCGAAGTTTTACAAAACCATGCAGCCAAAACGCTTTTCAAACATCCCGAATTATTATATTTTGATACTTTCCTGTATATGGCCTGCTCTCTCAACGGAAAAATCCGGGGTTCAGATCTTACCATGTCATGTTATCTGAGGCACGAAGAGGGGTTATCTAACGGTATTAATTACAAAAGAGATTTGAAGCATAATCATCTTGATGAAATTATAGCCGAAACTTATGGTGGGAAAGTTAAAGAATATGCCAACTGGCAGATTTTTTCAAGGAGCAGAATAGCCTTTCTGCATCTTTTGAAGCAGGGAAAATTCAACTTGGCATTTCAGCACTTAAGATGGATTCTGAAAAAGAAAGGAAACCTGAAAATATATTTAATAAAAAAATATGCTTAAAAAATTGTTTTCCTTATCCACTTCCGGGCACAGAACTGTCGGTTTGGATATTTTGCGTACGGTAGCTATCTTATTGGTTATGATTTCTCATAGCAAAGTATATTTGCCTCTGGATTTTCAAAATTTTTTATCTTTTTTTTTAATTGATGGTGTTGCAGTTTTCTTTGTATTAAGTGGTTTTTTGATTGGTAAAATAATGTTTAAAGTGTTTACTGAAGAAACTTCTTTTAAACAAATATTTAATTTCTGGGCGAGAAGATGGCTTAGAACTTTACCAAATTATTATTTCATCTTATTGATCTTAATTGGTCTTGAAGTTTTAGTAAATGGAACAAATATAATTTCTGACCTTTTTAAATATTCTTTTTTTCTTCAAAACTTATACTACCCTATTGATAATTTTTTCCCTGAGTCATGGAGTCTTACTGTAGAAGAATGGTTTTACCTGATTTGTCCCTTACTGTTTTTTTTAATTCATTTTTTCTTCAGAAAAAGCAAGAAAACAACTTTTTTGATCAGTATAATTTTGATTATACTATTTGCAAACATTGTAAGAATATATTACTATTTTGATCTTGGAGCAAAAAACTATTTTATTTATGATCGGTATTTTGTACGACAAGTTATAACAAGAATTGATGCCATCATCTATGGAGTTTTAGCTGCCTGGATTTATGTATATTATCCCAATATATTCAACAAATACGCAAATATAAATTTCATCATTGGCTGTATAGTCATATTGCTTATTCACAATTTAGAATCGCAATATCAACCTTTCCAATATCTGCTCTCCTTTACATTGGCATCCATAGCTATTATGATCACCTTGCCGTTCCTGAACAGCATTAAAAATATAAAGTTTAAAAGTTTACAGAATATAATCATCCACATCTCATTGATATCATATTCTATGTACCTAATTAATCTCTCATTGGTCAATTTTTGGATCTTACCTTTATTCAAAATAAGAACAGATATTATAAATTTTTTCTTACTTTGGGGTATTACGATTATTCTCTCTACAATTCTTTATAAAAGATTAGAGTTACCTTTTTTAACTTTTAGAGACAAAATACTAAAATGAAGATAGGATTCTACAGTGTCGTACCATTGGATGATAAAAAAAACTGGTCCGGAACTATGTTTAAGATGTACGAGCAGCTTCTGATTCAGGGGCATGAAGTGGTATGGATTCCCAGAGTTCGTTTTACTGATATTGAAAAGAAGACTTTCAAATTTATTGAAAAGACTTTCAATAAAATTTTTAACAGAGGCTATAATCGTCATCTATTTATCTATAAAGCAAAAATTGCAGCCAGACGTTTGGAGAAAAATTTAAAAGACTTTAAAATTGATGTACTTTTTAATCCAACGCATGTTAATGATTTTGCCTATCTGAAAACTGACATCCCTGTCGTTTATCTTAATGACGCAAATGTTGCTCAGCTGCTCAACTATTATCATTACTATTCCGGTTTTGGAATTTTATCAAAATTGGAAACCAAGTACTTGGAAAAGAAAACATTAAAAAAATCTTCCTTTGCTGTATTTTCATCAGATTGGGCAAGTAATTTTGCTGTAGATTTTTATGGAATTGAAAAAGAAAAAGTAAAAACCATAAAGTTCGGAGCCAACATTATGGTTCCTGAAAAGATTAATTTTAATAAAAATACGAGTGAGTTTACCTTTCTATTCCTGGCAGTTGACTGGGTCAGAAAAAGAGGAACGCTTGCTTTCGAAAGTTTAAAAATCTTAAGAGAAAAAGGACTCCCTGTAAAAATGTTAATAGTAGGCTGCGATCCTGAAATAAATGAAGATTGGGTAACTATTATTCCGTTTCTTAATAAAAATAATCCCGATGAATTTAAAGAAATTCAACAGCATTTGCTGAATTCTCACTTTCTGTTTGTGCCAACCAAAGCAGACTGCACTCCCATTGCATTCTGCGAAGCTGCGGGATATGGTTTGCCTGTAATTTCTACAAATACAGGTGGAATTTCCGCTCATGTTATTCACGGATACAATGGCATTCTACTGTCTCCCAATGCTGTAGCACAAGATTATGCAGATGAGATGGAAAAGCTAATGAATGCGCCGGAAAAAGTAAAAGAATACTCAGAAAATGCCCGCAAACTTTATGATCAGGAACTCAATTGGGAAAATTGGGGTAATGAATTTTCTAAAATCTTAAAAAAACTGGGATGAAGCTGACAATTTTTACACCTACATATAATAGAGCTTACTTGCTGCCCCAATTGTTTGAAAGCCTCCAACGGCAGAATAAAAAAGGTTTTGAATGGCTCATTGTAGATGATGGCTCTACTGATAATACAAGAGAACTTATAAATGATCTGGCAAATCAGGCTGATTTTAAAATACATTATTATTATCAGGAAAACCAAGGTAAGCATGTAGCTATTAATACTGCTCTTCAGCATATTGACACTCCTTATTTCGCTACTGTTGACAGTGATGATTATCTAGAAGATAATGCAGTTGAAATAATTTTCAGCAAACTGTCATTAATAGATCATTCAAAAAATATTGTCGCATTAGCTTCGCCAATCAAAATTCTAAATAAAGATATACAGGGCAAAATAATAACCGTAAATACTGTTTCAACCACTTATGAAATGATTTATAAGCATAAGATACATGGTGAAGCCACATTAATTTTTAAAACAGAGCTGGCCAGAAGGTTTGAATACCCTACTTTTTCAGGAGAGATATTTATGTTAGAATCCGTAGTTTTTAACAGGATGGATGAAATGTATAAATTTTTGTATATTCCTGAATCGCTAGTTAATGCAGAATATATACCCGATGGCTTGACATCTCAGGGCAGAAAAAAACTGCTTGATAATCCCAAAGGAGCAGCTTTGGCCTAC includes the following:
- a CDS encoding DegT/DnrJ/EryC1/StrS family aminotransferase; translation: MKIPLMRKAFLNEVETKKALAEFILNADRLSMDVECGKFEKKFAEYQQCKHAVLFNSGGSANLAMLQALKNMGKLKDGDKIGFSALTWSTNTMPIIQMNMVPVVIDVTPEVINTTSQNLLERLETTDLQALFITNILGFTGDIDTIRRICEERNIILIEDNCESLGTQLPEGRTGNFGIGASFSFFVAHHMSTIEGGMVCTSDDDLAEMLRIVRANGWDRNLNPEQQQKWRAHFGIQSEFEAKYTFYDLGYNFRPTEITGFLGQYQMQFLEKNISSREQNYLRIEKVVHQNPDFLPLKHDHINVLSTFAFPFVCRTAELRTHYLQKFIDAGVEIRPMIAGNMQSQPFYKKYVKEVYNMPGADMMHNNGFYCGNYPELLEEDLIVFENLLRK
- a CDS encoding alpha-1,2-fucosyltransferase — encoded protein: MVAVELIGGLGNQMFQYATAKALSLHRNELLLLDSRLFDNYKLHSYSLNHFNIEASVVKNNLPLKTPSFSKRVIHKILQKLDAFILKNKVFSIYQEKDLRFDKTLFKTNKKNIYLKGYFQSEKYFLRFEDEIRRDFEIITALKKETRDMLKIIEAGDSVSLHIRRGDYISNANANAVHGTCNLDYYHRAITIIQGKIKDPAFFIFSDDIDWAKENLKIDNTIYFVDFNDASTNYEDIKLMSACKHNIIANSSFSWWGAWLNSSKNKIVIAPSKWFNTDKLNSEDIIPESWMKI
- a CDS encoding glycosyltransferase family 2 protein codes for the protein MDEDLKVPKISVVMPVYNGEKYLKEAIDSILNQTLIDFELLIINDGSSDHTESIVKSYMDDRIVYLKNEQNIGLIKTLNKGLDLARGEFIARMDQDDISLPERFEKQISVLEKNPEIGVCGTWFTLFRENQEDQIIKHPESNDSIKIGLLTSCLVGHPTVMIRKMVIGDYRYDINYQAAEDYELWTRLIKITGFHNIQESLLRYRFHHTNMSVLENSVQVINSKMITGNQLQYIDISNSEENIDLCRDLLGSAPKFRYTNDEFRNLLTFANKLEFQNSKKKVYDEEKFRGIINKRLIEVFNKTANQNFSTLTFLLKNRKEIILQRSMINNIKTLAKIILKK
- the gmd gene encoding GDP-mannose 4,6-dehydratase produces the protein MKVALITGVTGQDGSYLAEFLLEKGYEVHGIKRRASSFNTQRIDHIFRDLHEKDVKFKLHYGDLTDSTNLIRIIQEVQPDEIYNLGAMSHVKVSFDSPEYVANTDGIGTLRLLEAIRILGLTHKTRIYQASTSELYGGLPENKNKNGFYDESSPFYPRSPYGAAKIYAYWITVNYREAYGMYACNGILFNHESPRRGETFVTRKITMAAAKIALGLQDVLYLGNLNARRDWGHAKDYIEAMWLMLQQDTAEDFVIATGKTTYIRDFVRMAFGELGIELEFSGEAENEVGKVKSCSDQEYQLPLGKEIVKIDPTYYRPTEVDLLLGDPTKSKTKLGWKPQYDVKALCKEMVQSDVLLFKNQ
- a CDS encoding glycosyltransferase family protein; this translates as MKKYTEFIRIAKAVKKYCSIQFLMQIIFPKTIPVIIVNFNQLKTLKELINFLFDRKFSKIYIIDNHSTYQPLLDYYEEMKKSVEIIMLDKNEGHMVFFKNKNLFNKLAKGFFILTDPDILPNKKLPKNFMRILIKNLMKYDEWVTKAGFALDISDLPDFYPAKEQVIAWEKRFWKNEVEKNIYLTRLDTTFALYKPISFEEYQKNDNHFKALRIAGNFTCEHLGWHIDYSNLTDEQNYYRELASNSSSWIIDSTGKTKDRTY
- a CDS encoding glycosyltransferase, yielding MNKVSVIVLTYNQEKFIEKNLTGIFMQKVNFPVELIISDDCSTDQTVLIINELIKNKPAHIEIKFKSHQKNLGSTPNFFNALQEATGKYIAFCEGDDYWTDENKLQIQYDFLEENKDYSMCFHQVKNISSNQLINDSLFATVDNKDYSPFEIFRHWIVHTTSVFMNAEVLQNHAAKTLFKHPELLYFDTFLYMACSLNGKIRGSDLTMSCYLRHEEGLSNGINYKRDLKHNHLDEIIAETYGGKVKEYANWQIFSRSRIAFLHLLKQGKFNLAFQHLRWILKKKGNLKIYLIKKYA
- a CDS encoding acyltransferase family protein, giving the protein MDILRTVAILLVMISHSKVYLPLDFQNFLSFFLIDGVAVFFVLSGFLIGKIMFKVFTEETSFKQIFNFWARRWLRTLPNYYFILLILIGLEVLVNGTNIISDLFKYSFFLQNLYYPIDNFFPESWSLTVEEWFYLICPLLFFLIHFFFRKSKKTTFLISIILIILFANIVRIYYYFDLGAKNYFIYDRYFVRQVITRIDAIIYGVLAAWIYVYYPNIFNKYANINFIIGCIVILLIHNLESQYQPFQYLLSFTLASIAIMITLPFLNSIKNIKFKSLQNIIIHISLISYSMYLINLSLVNFWILPLFKIRTDIINFFLLWGITIILSTILYKRLELPFLTFRDKILK
- a CDS encoding glycosyltransferase family 4 protein, which codes for MKIGFYSVVPLDDKKNWSGTMFKMYEQLLIQGHEVVWIPRVRFTDIEKKTFKFIEKTFNKIFNRGYNRHLFIYKAKIAARRLEKNLKDFKIDVLFNPTHVNDFAYLKTDIPVVYLNDANVAQLLNYYHYYSGFGILSKLETKYLEKKTLKKSSFAVFSSDWASNFAVDFYGIEKEKVKTIKFGANIMVPEKINFNKNTSEFTFLFLAVDWVRKRGTLAFESLKILREKGLPVKMLIVGCDPEINEDWVTIIPFLNKNNPDEFKEIQQHLLNSHFLFVPTKADCTPIAFCEAAGYGLPVISTNTGGISAHVIHGYNGILLSPNAVAQDYADEMEKLMNAPEKVKEYSENARKLYDQELNWENWGNEFSKILKKLG
- a CDS encoding glycosyltransferase family 2 protein, which gives rise to MKLTIFTPTYNRAYLLPQLFESLQRQNKKGFEWLIVDDGSTDNTRELINDLANQADFKIHYYYQENQGKHVAINTALQHIDTPYFATVDSDDYLEDNAVEIIFSKLSLIDHSKNIVALASPIKILNKDIQGKIITVNTVSTTYEMIYKHKIHGEATLIFKTELARRFEYPTFSGEIFMLESVVFNRMDEMYKFLYIPESLVNAEYIPDGLTSQGRKKLLDNPKGAALAYKEKMNNSKIPLENRKIFAKNYWDYENMTNKSFTSKIIKIKGVMIKFYMIAFFLKRLFSK